AGGCAATTGCTCTTGAGAAGGTTGCTGGTCAGCACCTCGTCCACCGGCTGCTCGTCGAATGCCGCGGTCAGCAGCTCCGGCGCCGGCGTGTACTGGCTGCATTCGATGTCCAGCCGGTCCAGGCACAGGCCATCGAGTTCGTGGATCGGCTCGGCGTCGAACTGCTCCGGGCCGAGCAGGCGCACGCCGACCGTGGCCCGCGTGGGCGCGCCGCGCCAGACTGCTTCGCTCACGTCGGCGCGGATGCGCTCGCGCACTTCATCGGCCGACCCGAAGGACGTGTTGCTGAAACTGTTGAGGTAGAGCTTGAAGGACTTGCTCTCGACGATGTTGGGCGTCTCGCAGGGCACCGTGAGGTGGGCGATCGCCACGTGCGGCTTGCCGCGCGGTGTGAGCCAGGACAGCTCGAACGCGGTCCACAGGTCCGCGCCGGAAAACGGCAGCGGCTGCCGCAGGCCAAGCTCCAGGCGCTTGGGCTCGCGCGAGATCGGGAACAGCAGCGCGGGGTCGTAGCTGTCGGCGTAGGCCGAAGGCTTGCCAAGCTGGGATTGTTCAGGCGTTGTCATGGGTGCCCTCCCCGACCGCCAGTGCGCCGCCCGGTCATTCGAAGCGCCGCTCGCGCAGCCACTTGGTGGCGATCCATTTCTCGCCGGACAGCACCGGCGCGCCGCCATGCAGGCTCTTGGTCGAGGGATGCGCGCGGTCGTAGCTGAAGAACACCCCGTTGCCCCGCTTGGGCGCGACTTCCAGGTGGACGTCGGGGAAGCTCGTGCCACCGCCCTTTTCCGGCTCGGCCAGGTACATGATCAGCGTGCCCACGCGCTGGCCGCCGCGCCGCAGGATGGTCGGCGTGCCCGGCTCGTTGGGATCGAAATAGTCGTAGTGGGGCTTGTATTCGGCGCCGGGCACGTAGCGCAGCACCTGCACGCCCTCGCCGTTTTCCACTGGCCAGTTCACCAGACGGGCGATGCGGGCCTCGATGCGTGCAATCAGCTCGTTCTCGCCCCGCGCAAAGAACATGCCCTGGCTGGTGCGGTCCTGGTTCACCTCCTCGCCGCCGGTCTTGGTCTGCACGGTGAGCGAGCGCGCCATCCGCGGCCGCGCGAACTCGATCAGCTGCTCGCACTCCTGGTCGGACAGCAGGTCGCCGAAGACCACCACGCGCGGGTTGTACATCGACTGCAGCACGCAGACCTTGCGATCGCCCGCATCGACGTACAGCGGCGCGTCGTCGAGATGGGGCTCCGGCA
Above is a window of Ramlibacter tataouinensis DNA encoding:
- the queF gene encoding NADPH-dependent 7-cyano-7-deazaguanine reductase QueF (Catalyzes the NADPH-dependent reduction of 7-cyano-7-deazaguanine (preQ0) to 7-aminomethyl-7-deazaguanine (preQ1) in queuosine biosynthesis) — its product is MTTPEQSQLGKPSAYADSYDPALLFPISREPKRLELGLRQPLPFSGADLWTAFELSWLTPRGKPHVAIAHLTVPCETPNIVESKSFKLYLNSFSNTSFGSADEVRERIRADVSEAVWRGAPTRATVGVRLLGPEQFDAEPIHELDGLCLDRLDIECSQYTPAPELLTAAFDEQPVDEVLTSNLLKSNCLVTGQPDWGSVQIRYCGPQIDQGGLLRYLVSFRNHNEFHEQCVERIFVDLWKRCQPAKLAVYARYTRRGGLDINPFRSSHPMAAPRNVRTARQ
- a CDS encoding 2OG-Fe(II) oxygenase, translated to MGQTQQITPQLRQWIVDQAQAGNSAESVLQAMLASGWQEDVAIEAMETTLRGHLEQRAAEQGLPPAVPVPEPHLDDAPLYVDAGDRKVCVLQSMYNPRVVVFGDLLSDQECEQLIEFARPRMARSLTVQTKTGGEEVNQDRTSQGMFFARGENELIARIEARIARLVNWPVENGEGVQVLRYVPGAEYKPHYDYFDPNEPGTPTILRRGGQRVGTLIMYLAEPEKGGGTSFPDVHLEVAPKRGNGVFFSYDRAHPSTKSLHGGAPVLSGEKWIATKWLRERRFE